The following are encoded in a window of Candidatus Hydrogenedentota bacterium genomic DNA:
- a CDS encoding GxxExxY protein: MYIGRDDSIHRISRAALTETIIGCAFPVYNHMGFGLSESVFENCMMIEIDPNGLHAVAQQPVNAKYEGVVVGDLVADIVVHDTIIVELKSVRRLSQAHEAQLVNCLVATGKPVGLLLNFGTENIEAKKTVGILSPSCKSHYPVQAG, translated from the coding sequence ATGTATATTGGACGGGATGACAGTATTCACAGGATATCACGTGCGGCCTTGACCGAAACGATCATTGGTTGTGCCTTTCCCGTATACAACCATATGGGGTTCGGCTTGTCGGAAAGCGTTTTCGAGAACTGCATGATGATTGAGATTGACCCCAATGGCCTGCACGCGGTGGCGCAACAGCCTGTCAACGCTAAATACGAAGGCGTCGTTGTTGGCGATTTGGTGGCTGATATCGTCGTACATGATACGATCATAGTGGAGCTGAAATCCGTGCGTCGTCTAAGCCAAGCCCATGAGGCACAGTTGGTGAATTGCCTTGTCGCCACTGGAAAACCGGTTGGCTTACTCTTGAATTTCGGCACGGAAAATATTGAAGCCAAGAAAACAGTGGGCATTCTGAGTCCATCCTGTAAATCCCATTATCCTGTCCAAGCAGGATAG